The Polaribacter sp. MED152 region GTATGAAGTAAAAGGAATTGATGAAAATAAAGCAGAAATTATTGTCTGCGAAAATAATTTTCATGGTAGAACAACTACTATAATTTCTTTTTCTAATGATCCTGTTGCAAGAAAAAACTTTGGTCCTTACACTAAAGGATTTTTAAAAATTGAATATGACAATCTTCAAGAATTGCAAGAAGCCCTTGAAAGTAGTAATAACATAGCAGCATTTTTGGTAGAACCTATTCAAGGTGAAGCTGGTGTATATGTACCATCTGAAGGTTATTTGGCAGCAGCTAAAAAAATGTGTGAAGATCATAATGTATTGTTCATTGCAGATGAAGTACAAACAGGTATTGCAAGAACTGGTAGGTTATTAGCAACTTGTGGTAATTGTACTTGTGAAGATAAAAACTGTTCTGGAACACCAGAAGTAAAACCAGATATCTTAATATTAGGTAAAGCATTAAGTGGTGGTGCCTATCCTGTTTCTGCTGTTTTGGCAGACGATGCTATAATGAATGTAATTAGACCTGGAAATCATGGTTCTACATTTGGTGGTAATCCTATTGCTGCTGCTGTAGCAATGGCTGCATTAGAGGTAGTTGCTGATGAAAGATTAGCAATTAATGCTGATAAATTAGGGAATATTTTTAGAGCAGAATTAACTGAGTTTTGTAAAGAAAACGATTTGGTAAAATCAGTTAGAGGTAAAGGTTTGTTAAATGCTATTTTAATAAACGATACAGAAGATAGCTCTACTGCTTGGGATATTTGTATTAAACTAAGA contains the following coding sequences:
- the rocD gene encoding ornithine--oxo-acid transaminase, whose protein sequence is MAVLDKLTSQQAIELENKYGAHNYHPLPVVLSRGEGVHVWDVEGKKYYDFLSAYSAVNQGHCHPKIVDAMTNQAKTLSLTSRAFYNDMLGRYEKFASEYFGFDKLLPMNTGAEAVETALKIARKWAYEVKGIDENKAEIIVCENNFHGRTTTIISFSNDPVARKNFGPYTKGFLKIEYDNLQELQEALESSNNIAAFLVEPIQGEAGVYVPSEGYLAAAKKMCEDHNVLFIADEVQTGIARTGRLLATCGNCTCEDKNCSGTPEVKPDILILGKALSGGAYPVSAVLADDAIMNVIRPGNHGSTFGGNPIAAAVAMAALEVVADERLAINADKLGNIFRAELTEFCKENDLVKSVRGKGLLNAILINDTEDSSTAWDICIKLRDNGLLAKPTHGNIIRFAPPLVMNEEQLRECIQIIKTTISEFEK